The genomic window GAAAAATCGAGCTCTGATCCCATTAAATAGGCATAACTGCGTTTATCAAGCACAACCTGCACTTTCCCAATCTGCTGTACGTCATCCTGCTCCATGCGGGTTGTATCCCAACCCAGATCATAAGTAAGGCCTGAACATCCCCCTGGCACAACAGCTATTCTGAGCATCGCTGCGTCGAGGTCAACCGCTTCTTTTTCGGCTGATTCCAGAATTTTGTTAAGCGCACGTTCTGTAATCTGTAATTCCATTGTTTACCGCAGCAGTTTTGCGGGTAGAGATAAATAAAGTCTATCACTTTGTGGGATGTACCTGTTCCAGGTTACACAGTTCCTGCGCGCCCGCGCTGCAACAATACCGGGCCCTATGATTATTCTGCTAATCTTATCATAGACTAAATCCAAATAAGGGAACGAAACGTACGCGGGCGGGTTGTTGACAAAAGTTTACACCACCACTTTGTAAACAGTTGTTTACACTGTAAAATTAAGCCGCGTGAAGGCCCCCTGTGCCTCCACATATTTCCACCTGGAACGCCAAAATAGCCATGAGCCAGAGCGATACTGACTTCTTGCATGAAGTAGCTGACAGTGAATACAAGTACGGGTTTGTAACCGAAATCGAGGCAGATACAGCCCCTAAAGGGCTAAATGAAGATGTAGTACGGCTGATTTCTTCCAAGAAAGAAGAGCCCCAATGGATGCTTGACTGGCGTCTTCGCGCCTTCCGCTACTGGCAGACCTTGCAGGACAAGGACAAATACCCCCAGTGGGCACACCTGGACTACCCGGAAGTAGATTTTCAAAACATCAGCTATTACTCGGCGCCCAACAGCAAGCCCAAGTACAACAGCCTGGATGAGGTGGAGCCGGAATTACTCGAGACCTTTGCAAAGCTCGGCATCTCACTTGAAGAACAGAAGCGCCTCACGGGTGTAGCCGTAGATGTTGTGGTAGACAGCGTATCTGTTGCCACCACCTTCAAAAAGCAGTTGGCGGAACAGGGTATCATTTTCTGTTCTTTTGGCGAAGCCATTGAGAACCACCCTGAACTGGTCAAGCAATACATTGGTTCTGTAGTACCGTACACAGACAATTTCTACGCAGCGCTCAACTCCGCCGTATTTTCGGACGGCTCGTTCTGCTACATCCCGAAAGGGGTACGCTGCCCGATGGAATTGTCGACCTATTTCCGGATCAACGAAGCCGGCACCGGGCAGTTTGAGCGTACGCTGATTATTGCAGACGAAGACAGCTTCGTGAGTTACCTCGAAGGCTGCACCGCCCCCATGCGCGATGAAAACCAACTGCATGCAGCAGTTGTAGAAATTGTAGCCCACAAAGGTGCTGAGGTTAAATACTCCACCATCCAGAACTGGTACCCGGGCAATGAAGAAGGCGTAGGCGGGATTTACAACTTTGTAACCAAGCGCGGCATTTGCCAGGGAGATCATGCTAAAATTTCCTGGACCCAGCTCGAAACGGGCAGTTCTATTACCTGGAAATACCCGAGTGTAATCCTCAAAGGCGACCACTCAGTTGGCGAGTTCTACTCGGTAGCCTTTACCAAAGGCAAACAGCAAGCGGATACCGGCACAAAAATGATTCACCTCGGCAAAAACACGTCGAGCACAATTATTTCAAAAGGGATCTCTGCCGGCAAAAGCCAGAACAGCTACCGCGGCCTCGTCAAAATTAACCCCAAAGCAGACAACGCGAGAAACTTCTCTCAGTGTGACTCTATGCTGCTGGGCGACAAGTGCGGCGCGCATACCTTTCCCTACCTCGAAATCGAAAATCAATCCGCAAAGGTTGAGCACGAAGCAACAACTTCAAAAGTGGGTGAAGACCAGATTTTCTATTGCAACCAGCGCGGCATCGGCGAAGAAGAAGCCATCA from Bacteroidota bacterium includes these protein-coding regions:
- a CDS encoding iron-sulfur cluster assembly accessory protein; amino-acid sequence: MELQITERALNKILESAEKEAVDLDAAMLRIAVVPGGCSGLTYDLGWDTTRMEQDDVQQIGKVQVVLDKRSYAYLMGSELDFSDGLEGKGFHFMNPQAIRNCACGESFGL
- the sufB gene encoding Fe-S cluster assembly protein SufB, which translates into the protein MSQSDTDFLHEVADSEYKYGFVTEIEADTAPKGLNEDVVRLISSKKEEPQWMLDWRLRAFRYWQTLQDKDKYPQWAHLDYPEVDFQNISYYSAPNSKPKYNSLDEVEPELLETFAKLGISLEEQKRLTGVAVDVVVDSVSVATTFKKQLAEQGIIFCSFGEAIENHPELVKQYIGSVVPYTDNFYAALNSAVFSDGSFCYIPKGVRCPMELSTYFRINEAGTGQFERTLIIADEDSFVSYLEGCTAPMRDENQLHAAVVEIVAHKGAEVKYSTIQNWYPGNEEGVGGIYNFVTKRGICQGDHAKISWTQLETGSSITWKYPSVILKGDHSVGEFYSVAFTKGKQQADTGTKMIHLGKNTSSTIISKGISAGKSQNSYRGLVKINPKADNARNFSQCDSMLLGDKCGAHTFPYLEIENQSAKVEHEATTSKVGEDQIFYCNQRGIGEEEAIKLIVNGFCKDILSKLPMEFAVEAQKLLAIELEGSVG